Proteins encoded by one window of Paraburkholderia terrae:
- a CDS encoding hydantoinase/oxoprolinase family protein: MKRIGIDVGGTFTDVVMVDDSTGAVWSTKVPTTPQDRVVGTVDGFRRILEISGSKSADIAFLGHGTTMATNMVVEGTGAKTALVTTRGFRDILELRRASRHDRADLYDLLFDNPRALVERRWRLEVTERLRFDGSVETPLSHEELTGIAARIRESDVEAVAVCLLHAHVNPEHEKAAVAALREMLPDRFVSASHEVNPEAMEYERTSSTVINAMLGPVCGRYIGRLVDALAQLGFAGKFLFMQSNGGLASPARVADRPIVLLESGPAGGVSAAIRNCERGDLRNAILGDMGGTTFDVSLIRDFRPEIRNKSLLHSYTVRSPSIDIDSVGAGGGSIVWIDAGGGVRIGPESAAADPGPACYGRGGKRPTVTDCNLVLGYIDPDNFLGGEFQLDAKAAWRVVEEVIAKPLGMSVPEAAQAVRSVANALMAQAIRIMTVERGYDPREFSYICYGGAGPVHAVDLAHEMGIRRVVIPPLPGLFSAFGMMVADQQYDYQRPVECDLARLGDERLHSEFDELLALGQSEAERHGVEANQTRAVRLADCRYAGQPDVITVEVSNDASCAALASEFEAAHQRLWNFVSKDKPIVVANLRLQLIATSGWRGGVAHSEDEAAVAPVRTRDVYIDGNVRALPVFARSRLPVGAQIEGPAVIEEHSSCAVLKASHTARVDDDLNLVIELAA, translated from the coding sequence ATTCGACGGGTGCGGTGTGGTCGACCAAGGTGCCTACAACGCCTCAAGACCGGGTCGTAGGAACGGTCGACGGCTTCCGAAGAATTCTTGAAATCTCGGGCTCGAAAAGTGCCGATATTGCCTTTCTTGGCCACGGTACGACGATGGCCACGAACATGGTCGTGGAGGGTACGGGCGCCAAAACTGCACTGGTCACCACTCGCGGCTTCCGCGACATCCTCGAACTACGGCGCGCGTCGCGCCATGACCGTGCTGACCTCTATGACCTGCTGTTCGACAACCCCAGGGCGCTGGTGGAGCGCCGTTGGCGGCTCGAGGTCACGGAGCGTCTACGTTTTGACGGAAGCGTTGAGACGCCGCTCTCACACGAAGAGCTGACGGGGATTGCTGCACGCATCCGTGAGTCCGACGTGGAAGCAGTCGCGGTGTGTTTGCTGCACGCGCACGTCAATCCGGAGCACGAGAAGGCTGCCGTCGCGGCGCTGCGTGAAATGCTGCCCGACCGGTTCGTGAGTGCGTCCCACGAGGTCAATCCTGAAGCCATGGAGTATGAGCGGACCAGCTCGACGGTCATCAACGCGATGCTCGGGCCGGTCTGTGGGCGCTACATCGGTCGTCTGGTCGATGCACTTGCGCAACTGGGCTTTGCCGGCAAGTTTCTCTTCATGCAGTCAAACGGTGGCCTCGCAAGCCCTGCACGCGTTGCGGACCGTCCGATTGTGCTGCTGGAATCGGGCCCCGCAGGTGGTGTCAGCGCTGCAATCCGCAATTGCGAGCGTGGCGACTTGCGCAATGCCATTCTCGGCGACATGGGCGGCACCACGTTTGACGTTTCGCTAATCCGCGATTTCCGACCCGAGATCCGCAACAAGAGCCTGTTGCATAGCTACACCGTGCGTTCGCCCAGCATCGACATCGACTCCGTGGGCGCGGGTGGTGGCTCCATTGTGTGGATTGACGCGGGCGGAGGCGTTCGAATCGGCCCTGAAAGCGCCGCGGCTGACCCGGGACCGGCATGTTACGGACGTGGTGGCAAGCGACCAACGGTCACGGACTGCAACCTCGTGCTCGGCTACATCGACCCGGACAATTTCCTGGGTGGCGAATTCCAGCTGGACGCGAAGGCCGCATGGCGAGTCGTCGAAGAGGTTATCGCAAAGCCCTTGGGAATGAGTGTGCCCGAGGCGGCGCAGGCCGTGCGCTCTGTCGCGAACGCGTTGATGGCGCAGGCGATTCGCATCATGACGGTAGAGCGGGGTTACGACCCGCGTGAATTTTCGTACATTTGCTACGGCGGCGCGGGTCCCGTCCACGCAGTCGACCTTGCCCACGAAATGGGGATTCGCCGGGTGGTGATTCCGCCATTGCCTGGGCTCTTCAGCGCGTTCGGCATGATGGTCGCCGACCAGCAGTATGACTATCAACGTCCGGTTGAATGCGACCTTGCCAGGCTCGGCGATGAAAGGTTGCATTCGGAGTTCGACGAACTGCTCGCGCTCGGTCAAAGCGAGGCGGAGCGTCACGGCGTGGAGGCGAATCAGACCCGCGCAGTGCGGCTGGCGGATTGCCGATATGCCGGTCAGCCCGATGTCATCACGGTCGAGGTATCCAACGACGCATCATGCGCTGCGCTGGCGAGCGAGTTTGAAGCGGCACATCAGCGGCTCTGGAACTTTGTCAGCAAGGACAAGCCGATTGTGGTCGCGAATTTGCGTTTGCAGCTCATCGCGACGAGCGGTTGGCGAGGCGGCGTGGCGCACTCAGAGGACGAAGCGGCCGTCGCGCCCGTTCGTACCCGTGACGTCTATATCGATGGCAATGTCCGCGCCTTGCCGGTCTTTGCTCGAAGCCGGCTCCCGGTGGGCGCCCAGATTGAAGGACCTGCTGTTATCGAAGAGCACAGTAGCTGCGCGGTCTTGAAGGCGTCGCACACAGCCCGCGTCGACGACGACCTGAACCTTGTGATTGAACTGGCGGCATGA